In Ogataea parapolymorpha DL-1 chromosome I, whole genome shotgun sequence, the following are encoded in one genomic region:
- a CDS encoding putative secreted protein: MSLAIAHPLAGLAARLALPAVPALSNALWAPAESFLDRLRNKLPSKLLPSFLDNGLVLAAPKKKTSHMKRRLRLYTPGSKQIKPNHNLNRCPSCGNYKRSHFLCMSCFFEIKQLWSEQAGKPPVYKEEFANPADERVLYPKTYERPHVKKLRLKEYVEKRPKPLPVEK; encoded by the coding sequence ATGTCTCTTGCAATCGCTCATCCGCTGGCCGGTCTCGCCGCCAGACTCGCCCTGCCAGCTGTGCCGGCCCTCTCGAACGCACTGTGGGCCCCAGCAGAGTCGTTCCTCGACCGCCTGCGCAACAAACTGCCTTCCAAACTACTTCCGTCGTTCCTAGACAACGGTCTCGTTTTGGCAGCcccaaagaagaaaacgtCCCACATGAAGCGCCGGCTGCGCCTTTACACGCCGGGAAGCAAGCAGATCAAGCCCAACCACAACCTTAATCGGTGTCCGTCGTGCGGAAACTACAAAAGATCGCATTTCCTGTGCATGTCTTGCTTTTTTGAGATCAAACAGCTATGGAGCGAGCAGGCCGGGAAACCGCCTGTGTACAAGGAGGAGTTTGCCAATCCTGCCGATGAGCGGGTGCTATATCCAAAGACGTATGAGCGTCCGCACGTTAAGAAGCTGCGGCTGAAGGAATACGTCGAGAAACGTCCGAAGCCGCTGCCTGTTGAGAAATAA
- a CDS encoding Mitochondrial carrier protein PET8 encodes MNEFTISLVSGGAAGTATDLAFFPIDTIKTRVQAHGGFLKNGGFRGLYRGLGSAVVASAPSASLFFVTYDALKRSLINNGTPAAVSHMAAASCGEVAACMVRVPAEVIKQRTQSMQFRTSAQALRHILGNVSGEGVLNGLYRGWSTTIMREIPFTIIQFPLYEYLKTLWGADGALSPARGAVCGSVAGGVAAAATTPLDLLKTRLMLSHGKVGVWKLARQIARDEGYTAFLRGIGPRTMWISAGGAIFLGVYENVRALLDKNL; translated from the coding sequence ATGAACGAGTTTACCATCTCGCTGGTCAGCGGCGGGGCTGCGGGAACAGCCACCGACCTGGCGTTTTTCCCGATCGACACCATCAAGACGCGCGTCCAGGCGCACGGCGGGTTCCTCAAGAACGGCGGGTTTCGGGGCCTTTATCGGGGGCTCGGGTCGGCCGTCGTGGCctctgctccttctgcGTCGCTGTTTTTCGTCACCTACGACGCTCTTAAACGCAGCCTCATAAACAACGGCACTCCGGCCGCCGTGTCACACATGGCCGCCGCATCGTGCGGAGAAGTCGCCGCCTGCATGGTGAGAGTCCCCGCCGAGGTGATCAAACAGCGGACCCAGTCGATGCAGTTCCGCACCTCTGCACAGGCACTGCGCCACATCCTCGGGAACGTTTCTGGCGAGGGTGTCCTCAACGGCCTCTACCGCGGGTGGAGCACCACGATCATGCGCGAGATCCCGTTCACAATCATCCAGTTCCCGCTATACGAGTACCTCAAGACGCTGTGGGGCGCAGACGGTGCGCTCTCGCCGGCCAGGGGAGCCGTGTGCGGGTCTGTGGCTGGGGGCGTGGCTGCGGCAGCAACCACGCCGCTCGACCTGCTCAAGACACGGCTCATGCTGAGCCACGGCAAGGTGGGTGTGTGGAAGCTGGCGCGGCAAATTGCCCGCGATGAGGGCTACACGGCCTTTCTCCGCGGTATCGGCCCGCGAACCATGTGGATCAGCGCCGGGGGTGCCATTTTCCTCGGGGTTTACGAAAACGTGCGGGCCCTCCTAGACAAGAACCTATAG
- a CDS encoding Cell division control protein 10: MTDFQGVSDAASLLQPKSYVGFDTITTQIENRLLKRGFTLNVMVVGHSGLGKSTLVNTLFAQHVIDSSGRKTIYEPVDKTCEVKVTSQTLVENNVKLALNVIDTPGFGDQVNNEKCWEPILKYIKDQQNQYLRKELNATRETYIKDTRVHCILYFIEPTNYGLKKLDIIALRKLTEVANVVPVIAKADTLTLEERANLKSILQEQFKFYNFRMYPYEFSLGEDGLTAEERQLNSDIQSLLPFAIIGSEDIITTPSGEVIRGRRTKWGLINVEDVTQCEFVYLRDFLTRTHLHDLIETTAYVHYESFRTKQLTALRENVGARNTQYQPQGPVPATAPGPAGPSMVGGIPQMS; encoded by the coding sequence ATGACAGACTTCCAGGGCGTCTCCGATGCCGCTTCTCTGCTGCAGCCGAAATCCTACGTTGGATTTGACACGATCACCACGCAGATCGAAAACAGACTTCTTAAACGGGGCTTCACGCTGAATGTTATGGTTGTTGGCCACTCTGGCCTGGGAAAGAGCACGCTGGTCAACACGCTGTTTGCACAGCACGTGATTGACTCGAGCGGCAGAAAAACGATCTACGAGCCGGTCGACAAGACCTGCGAGGTCAAGGTTACGTCGCAAACTCTGGTGGAGAATAACGTCAAGCTGGCCCTGAACGTGATCGACACGCCGGGATTCGGCGACCAAGTGAACAACGAAAAGTGCTGGGAGCCGATTCTAAAGTACATCAAGGACCAGCAGAACCAGTATCTCAGAAAAGAACTGAACGCCACTAGAGAAACATACATCAAAGACACTAGAGTCCACTGCATTCTCTACTTCATCGAGCCGACGAACTACGGGCTCAAGAAACTGGACATCATTGCGTTGAGAAAATTGACAGAGGTCGCCAACGTGGTGCCAGTGATCGCCAAGGCAGACACCTTGACCCTGGAGGAAAGAGCCAACCTCAAGTCCATTCTGCAGGAACAGTTCAAATTCTACAACTTCAGAATGTATCCGTACGAGTTCAGCCTGGGCGAGGACGGCCTCACTGCCGAAGAGAGACAATTGAACAGCGACATCCAGTCGCTATTGCCTTTTGCCATCATTGGCTCCGAGGACATCATCACCACTCCTTCCGGAGAGGTTATTCGCGGGAGAAGAACCAAGTGGGGGCTGATCAACGTCGAGGACGTCACTCAGTGTGAGTTTGTCTATCTGAGAGACTTCCTGACCAGAACACATCTCCACGACCTGATTGAGACCACTGCCTACGTCCACTACGAGAGTTTCAGAACGAAGCAGCTCACCGCTCTCAGAGAGAACGTGGGGGCCAGAAACACGCAGTACCAGCCGCAGGGCCCTGTCCCGGCCACTGCGCCGGGCCCTGCTGGCCCGTCCATGGTGGGAGGAATTCCTCAAATGTCTTAA
- a CDS encoding Mitochondrial inner membrane protein, giving the protein MAGNIAFLIIGTTSFFSLLLYTMNTVLAQEMVAEFVGNVITRNSALSVTFDNAIVPNWKDGKIQFNHCVVSRRPRKRHMFRKKDKSAETAPEEDLDDGNYTQFDLTIDQIDISLSFGKWLSGKGIIDNCSLRGVRGVVDRTHVYWKPGDSALNYKNIHRPGDWEISDFRMQDLLVTMHNPNNFRSFDISVYNCELPLFRKNWLFFDILNGRHINGCYDGALFTIDRVQTTDDFRGERQIGGEVEEYRKAPTHRSRQEIDLTNKTVTRLRIDNLPLEHLNGGMKGPFGWIHKGTVDMIGDVIVPENASTEQATLRDVFKYYTSSEKNESYDAPFIMDFYLRLNNPKASVPLFSNELSYVNSALIRPIVGYINSRKTFIPIYCRVYKQLKDFDGSWTVYDSLLMDDLSVGVYNSFVEYLSDEQFQREKLRKVGFWSLQFMIQLILWSLSAV; this is encoded by the coding sequence ATGGCCGGCAACATTGCATTTCTGATTATCGGTACCAcctcgtttttctcgctTCTTCTCTACACCATGAACACCGTGCTTGCCCAGGAGATGGTGGCTGAGTTTGTGGGAAACGTTATAACTAGAAACTCAGCGCTCAGCGTCACGTTTGACAACGCGATTGTGCCCAATTGGAAAGATGGAAAAATCCAGTTCAATCACTGTGTGGTGAGCAGACGACCACGCAAACGGCACATGTTCCGCAAAAAGGACAAAAGTGCTGAGACAGCTCCTGAGGAAGACCTTGATGACGGCAATTATACCCAATTTGATCTGACAATCGACCAAATCGACATCTCTCTGAGTTTCGGAAAGTGGTTGTCGGGCAAGGGAATAATCGACAACTGCTCTTTGCGTGGTGTGCGTGGCGTGGTGGACAGGACGCACGTTTATTGGAAACCGGGTGATTCTGCTCTAAACTACAAAAATATCCACCGGCCGGGCGACTGGGAGATATCCGATTTCCGCATGCAGGATCTATTGGTGACGATGCATAACCCAAATAACTTTCGCAGTTTTGACATTTCTGTGTACAACTGCGAGCTGCCATTGTTTCGTAAAAACTGGTTATTTTTCGACATTTTGAACGGCAGACACATCAATGGCTGCTACGATGGCGCACTGTTCACCATCGACCGTGTGCAGACCACAGACGATTTCCGTGGGGAGCGGCAGATTGGCGGGGAGGTTGAAGAGTACCGCAAGGCGCCCACGCACCGCTCGCGTCAGGAGATCGACCTCACAAACAAAACTGTCACCAGACTACGGATCGACAACCTTCCCTTGGAGCATCTGAACGGCGGCATGAAGGGCCCGTTTGGGTGGATCCACAAGGGAACAGTGGATATGATTGGAGACGTTATAGTTCCAGAAAACGCATCGACTGAACAAGCTACGCTCAGAGACGTTTTCAAATACTACACCTCCTCGGAAAAAAACGAGAGTTATGACGCTCCATTCATCATGGATTTCTATCTGCGACTCAATAACCCGAAGGCCAGCGTGCCATTGTTCTCGAACGAGCTGTCGTACGTGAACAGCGCGCTGATTCGGCCGATCGTTGGCTACATCAACTCCCGAAAAACTTTCATCCCTATTTATTGCCGCGTTTACAAACAACTTAAGGACTTCGACGGGTCGTGGACCGTCTACGACAGTCTGTTGATGGACGATTTGAGTGTCGGCGTGTACAACAGTTTTGTTGAGTACTTAAGTGACGAGCAGTTCCAGCGCGAAAAGCTGCGCAAGGTGGGGTTCTGGTCGCTGCAGTTCATGATCCAGCTGATTCTATGGAGTCTCAGCGCAGTTTAG